The genomic stretch GGCACAGTGCCGGAAAGAGGTCGACCAGGGAGGAGTCAAAGCTCAAGGACGAAAACTGCAGCACACGGCTGTGCTCGGTGAGTTCAGCATATTGGCGGTACCACGCACAGAAATGGGCCAGGTTATGTTGGCTGAGCAAGACTCCCTTGGGCTGGCCGGTGGTGCCCGAGGTGTAAAGCACCATGCTGGCGTTATCAGCCGATGGCGAAGTGAGCGCCAGGGGCAGGCTGTCGTCCATGTGCTGGCAGTCTATGCGGCTGACATCCAGCGTCACGAAATGCCCGCGCAAGGGGTGCTGGCCATCATCGAGCAACACCACCGCTGCGGCATTCTCCAGCATGGCCTGCTGGCGCGGCAGCGGGTGGCCCGGTTCCAACGGCAGATACACGGCATTGCAGCCGAGGGTTGCCAGAATGCTGGCGTATAACCCCACAGACTTGTCCAGGCAGATGCCTACCACAGGCGCCTGCCCAGGCCCGAGCAGCGGCCGCAAAACCTGGGCAATGGCCAGGCTGTGCCGCAACAATTGTCGATAGCTCAGGGTGAGCCCAGCGATCTCCAGGGCCGGCCTGTCGGCAAAGACCCGCAAACTATGCTCCAACTGCTTGATCAGTGGTATCTCGGCTTTTTGCAGCAGCACCGGATCATCGGTTCGATTCAGGCGATGCAGGTAGGCCAGTCCCTCCAGGCCCTGGAGACTCTGCTCTGGAAACGTGGAAGCGCTAGCACGCCGTGTGAAGTGCCCAGGGTTGCGCGAGAAACCACAGACCTGCAGCGCGGCCCACTCGACCAGACGCGCCACGGCCTGGCGTCGCAGCTGTTGACCGTTGCCGCAGGAGGGGGGAAGCACGTCCAGCACGGCCAGCAGTTGTTGTACACGGTCATAGCAGCGTATTTGCAGGGCCGGCAGCCCCCAATCGCTCATGGGGCCGATGGACAGGCGCAGGCTCATCACGGCTATGTCGGCCAGATCCTGGGCGAGGGGCTGGCTGCCGTCTTCAATAAGCAGATCGATTGCCGGCGCCTGTGCGGCGAGTTCATGGCCATAGGGTGCCAATGCCTGCTTGAGCTCGTGCAGGGCCGGGCTGGTGCCGACCAGCTTAATCCCAAGGCGCCTCATGGCTGGCTCCCGCATACGGGCAGATAGGCGCTCAACGCTTGGATGACACAAGGGGTTTGCAGCAGTCCGCTACGACGCAAGAACCCCATGATGTTACCGATCAGCGGGTGCTGTCGGGTGATAGGGAAGGCCAGGGCGTTGACTTCGACCCGCAGTGCTTCGCGGATGTTGGGATTGATATCCAGATGGTCGATCAATCGCAGGTCAAACTCCCTTTGCAGGTCGTTGGTCAAGTAGTGTTGCAGGAATATCGGCAGGATTCGGGCGATACAGTGGCGGTCTTCTTCACTTGCCGTTTGCCAGTAGAGCCGTACCAGGCAGGTCCAGAAGCTGGCGTGGCGACCCTCGTCTGCCAGATGGTCGGCCATCAACCCCCTGACCGAGTGTTTGACGCTGTCATCCTTGGCGAACGCCGCCACGTCATGGGTGACCGTGTTTTCGGCAATCGCTACGCAGACCAGCTCCACGGCGTCACGCAGATGCGCAGGTGCCAAGGCTTGTGCGACGGGTATGGCGCGGCTCAACTCTATGGCCGCAGGTAGCGCCAGTGGTGCAATACCCGTTCTCTCCTGGGTTTGCTGCATGAAATCCAGGGCAACGAGGGCGTGATAATCTTCATCGACCACCACGGTCATGGCGTCATAGCGGCACGTCGCAGGGAAGGGCACCGAAAAGCGATTCTTGGCGATGCTCCTTGCTGTTTTATCGACGATCTCGGTTTCAAAGATCACCACGTCGTTGATGAACTTGTAGAACGTCTGCACCAGGACAAAATCGCGCAACTGCGGGCAATGTTCGAGAAAATTCGCACTGAGTACCAGCGGTTGGCGGCAGGGGGGGTAGATCAACTTGTCGTCATCTTCCAGCAGGCGTCGCGGGCGAGTCCGGATGGTTGCCTGATGCTCCCAGTCGGCTGCAAACGAGCGGTAGTCGGCAGCGTTCACAGGTCCACCTCCTGGCGTCCTGCGTGCAGGTGCAGGCCATCCCACAAGGCAATGCGGCTCTCCACGGCGCTCAGGGCTGCGTTCCAGGCTTGTTGTTCGCGCAGGGGGTCTGCCTGGGTCAGCCGTCGCAACAGCTGCTCTGCGGCCGGCTCATGGCCCTGGGTGTCCAGTTCGATGTGCCGCTGCAAGTAGTAGCACAAGCTGGGGGCTTGCCGATGGGCGACGTTGCAGCCTTCCAGGAGGCGTTTGAACATCGTCGGGATAATGCTTTCGCGGCCATGCAGGAAGGTAGCGGCGACACAATGGGTCGGGGCGTTCAAGGCAACGTCCAGGGTGTGCCGCACAAAGCGTTCTACTGCAGGGTCAATCGTGATCTGTGCCAAGGCGCTGTCGACGCTTGCACCCTCGCGCTGCAACGCAATGAAGCGTTCGATGCTGAGGGTACAGGCCCCCACCTCGCGCATGGCTTCCAGATACAGTTCGAAGTGACTGCTGTGTCCGTCGCCCAAACGCTGGTCGGACTCCTCATCCAGCACAATTTCGTTGATCAGCCGCGCGGCTTGCGGGTCTGCTGGCGGTAGCCAGGGCAGACGCATGCAGGTCAGGTCCTGTTGCAGGCGTTTGGTCAGCGTCATGAAGTCCCAGACAGCGAACACATGGTTCTGCATAAAAAGTTGTAACCGGGGGAAAGAATTGATTTCCAAAAAAATCGGATGGTCATGCAATTGCAGTTTTTTCTGCCGAAGTAGTTCTTGTAGTTGAAACATAGTTAATGCCTATAAGTCGTTATGTCGACTCGGATGAAAGGTTTTTTAGAACCAAGTGCACGTTACTGGCGAGTGTTGCGTTGCCTCTCGCGGCTGGCTTAGTTGATCAGCAAGCAACAAGTAGTGGCAAAGCAACCTTGTCCTGTTGGAGCATGCATCGTCCACAGCCGTGCCAAAGCCTGTACATACGCTATCGACTGAAGTGCCAAGGCCAATTAAAGAATAATCACTTGGTTAAGTATTCAAATACTTTCTGAGTTGTATAAGGTTTTTTTGCAGGAAGGAGGATGTTGTAATTGAACTTGCTGTTCGGAGTGGGAACTTTCCTTGTTATTTGCGAGTTTTAAGTAATTGGCTTAACGGGCAGGTTTTTTTCCGCTATTGCAGTGCAACGCTGGAAACTTCCTGTTGATCAATGGGGAGCCTATTGGCGCAACCGCCCAGAAGGGTGACGGCAGGCATGGACCAGCTTTGGGCGCGTGCGGCGCCTGGTCATCCAGGTCGCGCACTTGGCGGCCCAAGCCGGGAGCAATCAACGCGTTCCTTTATCGTTCTCCTGTTCAATGCTGTTGAGGTAATGAGTGATCACCTCCATCCCGCGCATCAGGTGATTGCGCAGCGTCAGCACGCTCTGCTCGACCTTTTTCTGCGCTACGAGGTTCAGCAGTTCGCGGTGGTCCTCCTGGGAGGTTTCGCCCAGCCCCATGGCTTCAAGGTTGAACCTCAGGAACCGCTCCTCCTCATTCAGCCCGTGTTCCACCAGGTTCAACAATCGCTGGTTGGGAGCCTTGCCATACAGCGCCATATGAAACAGGCGGTTGAGCCGGCCGATTTCGGTGTAGTCGGTTTCGCGCTCAAGAGTGTCGATCAAGGTGCCTGCCTGCTCGATATCACTCGGCTCAAGCCGTGGGATCGATAGGCGCAGTGCCTCCGACTCCAGGAGAATACGCAAGGCATAGGTCTCAGCCGAGTTATCTTCAATCAGCGGGGCAACCACCGCACCTTTATGGGTTACAACATGGAGCAGCGACTGTGCCTCCAGTTGGCGCAGGGCTTCACGCACCGGCATCCGGCTTACTCCAAACAGGCTGGCCAGCTCCTGCTGACGCATGGCAGTACCGCAGGGCAGGCGGCCATCCAGTATGGCGTTGCGCAATGTTTCTTCAATGACGGAGCGGGCGAGGTGGGCGGGAATGGGCCCACTGATCTTGATGCTGCTCAAAGGGTTCGGCTTGTGCGTCACGACTACGCTATCCTCCTTTCTTGTTGGAATGGGTTTTGATTGATTGGATCCAAAGAACACTAGAGATTGCATGCAGGCTTGTCAAACAGGCTAGGTTTCCCTTTGTAAGCGACTCAACAGCGCGGTTTTTCATCGCACATTATGGCTTGCTGGCGTCTTACAAAGCGCTATGGCTTTAGCTGGGTGATTGCACTGTGCCATTGTTTTTTGCCGACCGACCCTTCACCATCGATTGATTCTCCGTCTCTTCCTACGGACTGAAGCCATTGGCGGTACGTTTTACTTCCTCGCGGGTTCTGTGCTGGCTGTTTTCAGCGCTGCTGCTGGCTGGCTTATTGCCTGGCGGGCTGCATGCCGATTGGGATTTCTCCCAGATCAGCCGGCGCGCCACTGCGCTCTATGGGCCGCTGGGTGCGGGGCAGCAGCGCATTGATGACTGGCAGCAGCTGTTGGCCACGCAAAAACAGGGCAGCGAGCTGGAGCAGCTCAAGGTGGTCAACCTGTTCTTCAACAAGCGTGTGCGCTATGTCGAAGATATCGACTTGTGGAATCAGGTCGATTATTGGGAGACGCCCATCGAAGCCCTGTGGAAAGGCGCCGGCGATTGTGAAGACTACGCCATCGCCAAATATTTCAGCCTGCGGCACCTGGGTGTTTCCAGCGACAAATTGCGCATTACCTACGTCAAGGCATTGCGGCAGAATCGCGCCCATATGGTCTTGACCTATTATTCGACCCCAGAGGCCATGCCGCTGGTACTCGACAGCCTGATCGACGAAATCCAGCCTGCCAGCCAACGGACCGACTTGCTGCCGGTCTATTCCTTCAACGCCGAAGGCTTGTACCTGCCCGGCGCCAAGGGCAACAAGAAGGTCGGCGACACCAAACGCCTGTCACGTTGGCAGGATGTGCTGAAGAAAATGCGTGCGGAAGGCTTCCCTGCCGAGCCGGCCAACTAGGAGTAACTGTTCAGATGTCACTGTTCAAACAGCTGTTGATCGCTATCTGTCTGTTCCTGGTGGTCGCCTTCAGTGGCAGCTTCATGGTCAGCCTGGAAAGCTCGCGTACCCAGTACGTGAACCAACTGCGCTCCCACGCGCAGGACGCGGCGACAGCCCTGGCATTGTCCCTGACGCCAAACATCGACGACCCGGCGATGGTCGAGCTGCTGGTCAGCTCGATCTTCGACAGCGGTTATTACGCGAGCATCCGTGTGGTTGACGTGACTAATGGCCAGCCCATCGTCGAGCGCAGCGGCATCCCAGACAACAACGGCGTGCCCAACTGGTTCGTCAAGCTGATCGGCCTGGAGCCGGCCGGTGGCGATGCCTTGGTCAGCCGTGGCTGGGAGCAGGCGGCACGGGTCGAGGTGGTCAGCCATCCGATGTTCGCCCTGGCCAAGCTGTGGCAGAGCGCCCTGGGCAGCCTGGGGTGGCTGCTGCTGTGCGGTGCGGTGAGTGCGGTGCTGGGCGCGTTGCTGCTGCGCCGGCAACTCAAGCCTTTGGACTATATGGTCAAGCAGTCCCATGCCATTGCCCGCCGCGAGTTCCTGAGCCTGCCGGATCTGCCGCGCACCCCGGAACTGCGTCGCGTGGTGCAGGCGATGAACCAGATGGTCGAAAAACTCAAGGCCCTGTTCCAGGAGCAGGCCGAGCGCAGCGAAAAGCTGCGGGTGGAGTCTTACCAGGACAACCTCACGGGCCTGGCCAACCGTCGCTATTTCGAGATGCAGCTCAACGCCCGGGTCAGCAACCCCGAGGAAACCAGCTCAGGCTACCTGCTGGTGCTGCGGGTCAAGGACTTGGCCGGCCTCAACCAGCGCCTCGGTGGCCAGCGTACCGATCAGCTGTTACAGGCAGTTGGCGAACAACTGCTGCGCCAGTGCGAGCCCTATCCGGAAACCCACAATTTGGTGACGCGCATCCGCGGTGGCGAATTTGCCGTGCTGGCGCCAGGGCTGATGCGTGAAGAGGCATTGCAGCTGGCGCAGAACCTGGAAAGCACCCTGCAAAGCCTGCAAGCCACCGGTGCCAGCGATGTTTCGCCGGTCGCCTGTATTGGCCTGGCGCCGTTCAATCACGGTGATTCGCCCCAAGCCCTGTTGACCCTGGCCGACCAGGCACTGGCCCAGGCCGAAACCCTGGGGGATGTCAGTTGGGTGTGCCTGGACCACAGTGCCGCCGCCAGTGTTGGCGACGATCATCACGCCTGGCACTCCCTGCTCGACCAGGCGTTGATCCAGCAGCGCTTCGAGCTGTACTTCCAACCGGTGGTGGCCAGCCAGGATCCGCAACGGGTCCTGCATTACAAAGTCCTTTCACGCCTGGTCGACGGCCAGGGCCACACCATCCCGGCCGGGCGCTTCCTGCCTTGGCTGGAGCGGTTTGGCTGGTCGGCGCGCCTGGACCGGTTGATGTTGGAACTGGTGCTCAAGCAGATGGCCAGCCACAAACATGCGTTGGCTCTGAACCTGTCTGCGGCCACACTGGCCGACCCGCAGGCCCTGAGCCGTGTGTTCGACCTGCTGCGCCAGCACGCCAGCCTGGGCCCGCGCCTGACCCTGGAAATCGGTGAAGAGCAAGTGCCTGAACAAGCGGTGCTGGAGCAGTTAACCCAGCGCCTGCGGGAGCTGAATTTTTCCCTCAGCCTGCAACGCTTTGGCGGGCGTTTCAGCATGATCGGCAACCTGGCGCGCCTGGGCCTGGCCTACCTGAAGATCGATGGCAGCTACATCCGCGACATCGACCAGGAAAGCGACAAGCGTCTGTTTATCGAAGCCATCCAGCGCGCAGCCCACAGCATCGACTTGCCGCTGATTGCCGAGCGGGTCGAAACCGAAGGTGAATTGAAGGTGATTCGCGAGATGGGGATTTTCGGCGTACAGGGTCAGCTGTTTGGTGAGCCGGCACCCTGGCGCTGAGACCGTGGCCGGCCTCAGATCAGGCCGGTCTCATCATCATTGATCAGGTGGCTCAGGCCACCCAGTGATTCCCGGGCGTTG from Pseudomonas fluorescens encodes the following:
- a CDS encoding diiron oxygenase, yielding MNAADYRSFAADWEHQATIRTRPRRLLEDDDKLIYPPCRQPLVLSANFLEHCPQLRDFVLVQTFYKFINDVVIFETEIVDKTARSIAKNRFSVPFPATCRYDAMTVVVDEDYHALVALDFMQQTQERTGIAPLALPAAIELSRAIPVAQALAPAHLRDAVELVCVAIAENTVTHDVAAFAKDDSVKHSVRGLMADHLADEGRHASFWTCLVRLYWQTASEEDRHCIARILPIFLQHYLTNDLQREFDLRLIDHLDINPNIREALRVEVNALAFPITRQHPLIGNIMGFLRRSGLLQTPCVIQALSAYLPVCGSQP
- a CDS encoding DUF3050 domain-containing protein gives rise to the protein MFQLQELLRQKKLQLHDHPIFLEINSFPRLQLFMQNHVFAVWDFMTLTKRLQQDLTCMRLPWLPPADPQAARLINEIVLDEESDQRLGDGHSSHFELYLEAMREVGACTLSIERFIALQREGASVDSALAQITIDPAVERFVRHTLDVALNAPTHCVAATFLHGRESIIPTMFKRLLEGCNVAHRQAPSLCYYLQRHIELDTQGHEPAAEQLLRRLTQADPLREQQAWNAALSAVESRIALWDGLHLHAGRQEVDL
- a CDS encoding GntR family transcriptional regulator, whose translation is MTHKPNPLSSIKISGPIPAHLARSVIEETLRNAILDGRLPCGTAMRQQELASLFGVSRMPVREALRQLEAQSLLHVVTHKGAVVAPLIEDNSAETYALRILLESEALRLSIPRLEPSDIEQAGTLIDTLERETDYTEIGRLNRLFHMALYGKAPNQRLLNLVEHGLNEEERFLRFNLEAMGLGETSQEDHRELLNLVAQKKVEQSVLTLRNHLMRGMEVITHYLNSIEQENDKGTR
- the lapG gene encoding cysteine protease LapG — protein: MAVRFTSSRVLCWLFSALLLAGLLPGGLHADWDFSQISRRATALYGPLGAGQQRIDDWQQLLATQKQGSELEQLKVVNLFFNKRVRYVEDIDLWNQVDYWETPIEALWKGAGDCEDYAIAKYFSLRHLGVSSDKLRITYVKALRQNRAHMVLTYYSTPEAMPLVLDSLIDEIQPASQRTDLLPVYSFNAEGLYLPGAKGNKKVGDTKRLSRWQDVLKKMRAEGFPAEPAN
- the lapD gene encoding cyclic di-GMP receptor LapD, giving the protein MSLFKQLLIAICLFLVVAFSGSFMVSLESSRTQYVNQLRSHAQDAATALALSLTPNIDDPAMVELLVSSIFDSGYYASIRVVDVTNGQPIVERSGIPDNNGVPNWFVKLIGLEPAGGDALVSRGWEQAARVEVVSHPMFALAKLWQSALGSLGWLLLCGAVSAVLGALLLRRQLKPLDYMVKQSHAIARREFLSLPDLPRTPELRRVVQAMNQMVEKLKALFQEQAERSEKLRVESYQDNLTGLANRRYFEMQLNARVSNPEETSSGYLLVLRVKDLAGLNQRLGGQRTDQLLQAVGEQLLRQCEPYPETHNLVTRIRGGEFAVLAPGLMREEALQLAQNLESTLQSLQATGASDVSPVACIGLAPFNHGDSPQALLTLADQALAQAETLGDVSWVCLDHSAAASVGDDHHAWHSLLDQALIQQRFELYFQPVVASQDPQRVLHYKVLSRLVDGQGHTIPAGRFLPWLERFGWSARLDRLMLELVLKQMASHKHALALNLSAATLADPQALSRVFDLLRQHASLGPRLTLEIGEEQVPEQAVLEQLTQRLRELNFSLSLQRFGGRFSMIGNLARLGLAYLKIDGSYIRDIDQESDKRLFIEAIQRAAHSIDLPLIAERVETEGELKVIREMGIFGVQGQLFGEPAPWR